The following proteins come from a genomic window of Triticum aestivum cultivar Chinese Spring chromosome 6A, IWGSC CS RefSeq v2.1, whole genome shotgun sequence:
- the LOC123127327 gene encoding DUF724 domain-containing protein 3 isoform X1, with translation MGRGRPKRRPPNPSESSEDEAFMMPIGAAVEVRRDDPGFAGSFYEATVASHLLSDGGHGRYTVSYSTLLGEEAEPLRETAAAANVRPRPPPEEREFVIHEMVEAFHSDGWWAGVVAAVVPPTVTGDRRRRAYRVTFPTLRETLQFEETDLRPHRVFQCGRWVPAAEVGKGSPLFSEGNQVEVSHFARNFSGSWNPATVLKVIGATHFLVQYMHIGKDDESATEILDSQYIRPSRDITNMDSRYRFSPASHVEVLHEGGWRPAIIVKVLGSEINKKYVVNLKNPKTDMDDVEPVDVLTVESTQLRPRFDWDGKKWVRCLKKPSLQTYVHEMHPFQKPCNGPRLTSRKRPIPAFYDDSDKVSNKPGSRRDKKLKDEDVTSEQISPVLSIRKENNEIIHKQGNAAVALRSGLSLTSLPQMVAFGSLSSSTLAPGCHLEQSSSQMIIVPSMAQNRQIQASLFEGFGEPRPVPQGPLLGTRSLGSDFRIIEGSKNVLSGQDKQSTVGTGTELSRQMEKGVSSQTTVVLGENPETIQPMKGITAPAKATEEDMAELPNDVTAGCETLPEMDELSCIDPTSRKDTGGSEAGNGRNDLEQEGYTGEAHDSCCPLLSVSAAVHESIMDTNGRVSEALACQHLPFVKTSPMWAHLEGLEIFRKAPQRPNFHQFEQHGQEICEGLALGLMLSFAILAESINRLNALDDSRLLEQKMTGLALLEADGFDVKDLRSRVETLLHAKNSCVEPQDSMRKLEEKIAHKETKDQELGTQVRSLAMAVHHHDLHAYLMRNVMRSTITQKMNNAMEISRLKTEANKLKRSCLSKSPSPCHGEFGGEQVSTS, from the exons ATGGGGCGCGGCCGTCCCAAGAGGCGCCCTCCGAATCCCTCCGAGTCGTCGGAGGACGAGGCGTTCATGATGCCGATCGGCGCGGCGGTGGAGGTGCGCAGAGACGACCCCGGTTTCGCCGGCTCCTTCTACGAGGCCACCGTCGCCAGTCACCTGCTCTCAGACGGCGGCCACGGGCGCTACACGGTGTCCTATTCCACGCTCCTGGGCGAGGAGGCTGAGCCGCTCAGGGAGACCGCAGCCGCCGCCAACGtgcggccgcggccgccgcccgaGGAAAGGGAGTTCGTGATTCACGAGATGGTGGAGGCGTTCCACAGCGACGGGTGGTGGGCCGGCGTAGTCGCCGCCGTTGTCCCGCCAACGGTGACGGGAGATCGCCGGCGGAGGGCGTACAGGGTCACGTTCCCCACGTTGCGGGAGACGCTGCAGTTCGAGGAGACGGATCTGCGGCCGCACCGCGTGTTCCAGTGTGGGCGGTGGGTCCCGGCTGCAGAGGTG GGCAAGGGAAGTCCTTTGTTCAGTGAGGGGAATCAAGTTGAAGTGAGTCATTTTGCAAGAAACTTTAGTGGATCCTGGAATCCAGCTACTGTTCTTAAAGTGATTGGTGCTACACATTTTCTAGTACAGTACATGCATATTGGGAAGGATGATGAATCGGCCACTGAGATTCTAGATTCACAATATATCCGGCCATCACGCGACATCACCAATATGGATTCTAGGTACAGATTTTCTCCTGCATCTCATGTTGAGGTCCTTCATGAAGGTGGCTGGCGGCCTGCTATTATTGTGAAGGTTTTAGGTTCTGAAATCAACAAGAAGTATGTAGTGAACTTGAAGAATCCCAAGACAGACATGGATGACGTGGAACCTGTGGATGTTCTGACGGTGGAAAGTACGCAGCTACGGCCACGGTTTGACTGGGATGGTAAAAAATGGGTACGCTGCTTGAAAAAG CCTTCGCTCCAAACTTATGTCCATGAGATGCATCCATTCCAGAAACCTTGTAATGGTCCTCGATTAACTTCTCGAAAAAGGCCAATTCCCGCCTTCTATGATGACTCGGATAAAGTAAGTAATAAACCTGGTTCTCGTCGTGACAAAAAGTTGAAGGATGAAGATGTGACATCAGAACAAATTTCTCCTGTTTTGTCCATTCGTAAGGAAAACAATGAAATTATTCATAAGCAAGGAAATGCAGCAGTGGCATTGAGATCTGGGTTGTCCCTTACTTCACTGCCACAAATGGTGGCATTTGGCTCTCTGAGTTCATCTACACTTGCTCCAGGCTGTCATCTTGAACAATCATCTTCTCAGATGATTATCGTACCCTCTATGGCACAAAATCGACAGATTCAGGCTTCTCTGTTTGAAGGTTTTGGTGAACCAAGACCTGTCCCACAGGGCCCACTATTAGGAACGCGATCACTTGGCTCAGATTTTCGCATCATTGAAGGGTCAAAAAATGTATTAAGCGGTCAGGATAAGCAATCAACTGTTGGAACTGGGACTGAACTGTCCAGGCAAATGGAGAAAGGTGTTTCTTCTCAAACAACAGTGGTTCTAGGGGAGAACCCTGAAACT ATACAGCCAATGAAAGGGATAACTGCTCCTGCTAAAGCTACTGAGGAAGACA TGGCAGAACTGCCTAATGATGTGACTGCTGGGTGTGAAACACTTCCAGAAATGGATGAACTGAGTTGTATTGACCCGACATCACGAAAGGACACCGGAG GTTCAGAAGCAGGTAATGGAAGAAATGATCTTGAGCAAGAGGGCTACACAGGTGAAGCACATGATTCTTGCTGTCCCTTGTTGTCGGTATCAGCAGCTGTGCATGAGAGTATCATGGACACGAATGGCCGGGTTTCAGAAGCTTTGGCATGCCAGCATCTTCCATTTGTGAAGACCTCCCCAATGTGGGCACACCTTGAGGGACTGGAAATATTCAGGAAAGCACCACAGCGACCAAATTTCCATCAGTTCGAGCAGCATGGTCAAGAGATCTGTGAAGGACTGGCATTAGGTTTGATGCTCTCTTTTGCTATTTTAGCAGAAAGCATAAACAGGCTGAATGCTCTGGACGATAGTAGACTACTCGAGCAGAAGATGACGGGCCTTGCTTTGCTTGAGGCAGATGGTTTTGATGTCAAGGACCTGAGATCACGCGTGGAAACTTTACTCCACGCAAAAAATAGTTGCGTTGAACCACAGGATTCCATGAGAAAGCTGGAGGAGAAGATTGCTCACAAAGAAACCAAGGACCAAGAACTTGGCACGCAAGTTCGGTCGCTGGCTATGGCTGTCCATCATCACGATCTACATGCCTATCTCATGCGCAACGTCATGCGGTCTACCATCACACAGAAGATGAACAATGCTATGGAGATCTCAAGGCTCAAGACAGAAGCGAACAAGCTTAAGAGATCGTGTCTATCCAAATCACCGTCGCCGTGCCACGGTGAGTTTGGAGGTGAGCAAGTCAGCACGTCTTGA
- the LOC123127327 gene encoding DUF724 domain-containing protein 7 isoform X2: MGRGRPKRRPPNPSESSEDEAFMMPIGAAVEVRRDDPGFAGSFYEATVASHLLSDGGHGRYTVSYSTLLGEEAEPLRETAAAANVRPRPPPEEREFVIHEMVEAFHSDGWWAGVVAAVVPPTVTGDRRRRAYRVTFPTLRETLQFEETDLRPHRVFQCGRWVPAAEVGKGSPLFSEGNQVEVSHFARNFSGSWNPATVLKVIGATHFLVQYMHIGKDDESATEILDSQYIRPSRDITNMDSRYRFSPASHVEVLHEGGWRPAIIVKVLGSEINKKYVVNLKNPKTDMDDVEPVDVLTVESTQLRPRFDWDGKKWVRCLKKPSLQTYVHEMHPFQKPCNGPRLTSRKRPIPAFYDDSDKENNEIIHKQGNAAVALRSGLSLTSLPQMVAFGSLSSSTLAPGCHLEQSSSQMIIVPSMAQNRQIQASLFEGFGEPRPVPQGPLLGTRSLGSDFRIIEGSKNVLSGQDKQSTVGTGTELSRQMEKGVSSQTTVVLGENPETIQPMKGITAPAKATEEDMAELPNDVTAGCETLPEMDELSCIDPTSRKDTGGSEAGNGRNDLEQEGYTGEAHDSCCPLLSVSAAVHESIMDTNGRVSEALACQHLPFVKTSPMWAHLEGLEIFRKAPQRPNFHQFEQHGQEICEGLALGLMLSFAILAESINRLNALDDSRLLEQKMTGLALLEADGFDVKDLRSRVETLLHAKNSCVEPQDSMRKLEEKIAHKETKDQELGTQVRSLAMAVHHHDLHAYLMRNVMRSTITQKMNNAMEISRLKTEANKLKRSCLSKSPSPCHGEFGGEQVSTS, from the exons ATGGGGCGCGGCCGTCCCAAGAGGCGCCCTCCGAATCCCTCCGAGTCGTCGGAGGACGAGGCGTTCATGATGCCGATCGGCGCGGCGGTGGAGGTGCGCAGAGACGACCCCGGTTTCGCCGGCTCCTTCTACGAGGCCACCGTCGCCAGTCACCTGCTCTCAGACGGCGGCCACGGGCGCTACACGGTGTCCTATTCCACGCTCCTGGGCGAGGAGGCTGAGCCGCTCAGGGAGACCGCAGCCGCCGCCAACGtgcggccgcggccgccgcccgaGGAAAGGGAGTTCGTGATTCACGAGATGGTGGAGGCGTTCCACAGCGACGGGTGGTGGGCCGGCGTAGTCGCCGCCGTTGTCCCGCCAACGGTGACGGGAGATCGCCGGCGGAGGGCGTACAGGGTCACGTTCCCCACGTTGCGGGAGACGCTGCAGTTCGAGGAGACGGATCTGCGGCCGCACCGCGTGTTCCAGTGTGGGCGGTGGGTCCCGGCTGCAGAGGTG GGCAAGGGAAGTCCTTTGTTCAGTGAGGGGAATCAAGTTGAAGTGAGTCATTTTGCAAGAAACTTTAGTGGATCCTGGAATCCAGCTACTGTTCTTAAAGTGATTGGTGCTACACATTTTCTAGTACAGTACATGCATATTGGGAAGGATGATGAATCGGCCACTGAGATTCTAGATTCACAATATATCCGGCCATCACGCGACATCACCAATATGGATTCTAGGTACAGATTTTCTCCTGCATCTCATGTTGAGGTCCTTCATGAAGGTGGCTGGCGGCCTGCTATTATTGTGAAGGTTTTAGGTTCTGAAATCAACAAGAAGTATGTAGTGAACTTGAAGAATCCCAAGACAGACATGGATGACGTGGAACCTGTGGATGTTCTGACGGTGGAAAGTACGCAGCTACGGCCACGGTTTGACTGGGATGGTAAAAAATGGGTACGCTGCTTGAAAAAG CCTTCGCTCCAAACTTATGTCCATGAGATGCATCCATTCCAGAAACCTTGTAATGGTCCTCGATTAACTTCTCGAAAAAGGCCAATTCCCGCCTTCTATGATGACTCGGATAAA GAAAACAATGAAATTATTCATAAGCAAGGAAATGCAGCAGTGGCATTGAGATCTGGGTTGTCCCTTACTTCACTGCCACAAATGGTGGCATTTGGCTCTCTGAGTTCATCTACACTTGCTCCAGGCTGTCATCTTGAACAATCATCTTCTCAGATGATTATCGTACCCTCTATGGCACAAAATCGACAGATTCAGGCTTCTCTGTTTGAAGGTTTTGGTGAACCAAGACCTGTCCCACAGGGCCCACTATTAGGAACGCGATCACTTGGCTCAGATTTTCGCATCATTGAAGGGTCAAAAAATGTATTAAGCGGTCAGGATAAGCAATCAACTGTTGGAACTGGGACTGAACTGTCCAGGCAAATGGAGAAAGGTGTTTCTTCTCAAACAACAGTGGTTCTAGGGGAGAACCCTGAAACT ATACAGCCAATGAAAGGGATAACTGCTCCTGCTAAAGCTACTGAGGAAGACA TGGCAGAACTGCCTAATGATGTGACTGCTGGGTGTGAAACACTTCCAGAAATGGATGAACTGAGTTGTATTGACCCGACATCACGAAAGGACACCGGAG GTTCAGAAGCAGGTAATGGAAGAAATGATCTTGAGCAAGAGGGCTACACAGGTGAAGCACATGATTCTTGCTGTCCCTTGTTGTCGGTATCAGCAGCTGTGCATGAGAGTATCATGGACACGAATGGCCGGGTTTCAGAAGCTTTGGCATGCCAGCATCTTCCATTTGTGAAGACCTCCCCAATGTGGGCACACCTTGAGGGACTGGAAATATTCAGGAAAGCACCACAGCGACCAAATTTCCATCAGTTCGAGCAGCATGGTCAAGAGATCTGTGAAGGACTGGCATTAGGTTTGATGCTCTCTTTTGCTATTTTAGCAGAAAGCATAAACAGGCTGAATGCTCTGGACGATAGTAGACTACTCGAGCAGAAGATGACGGGCCTTGCTTTGCTTGAGGCAGATGGTTTTGATGTCAAGGACCTGAGATCACGCGTGGAAACTTTACTCCACGCAAAAAATAGTTGCGTTGAACCACAGGATTCCATGAGAAAGCTGGAGGAGAAGATTGCTCACAAAGAAACCAAGGACCAAGAACTTGGCACGCAAGTTCGGTCGCTGGCTATGGCTGTCCATCATCACGATCTACATGCCTATCTCATGCGCAACGTCATGCGGTCTACCATCACACAGAAGATGAACAATGCTATGGAGATCTCAAGGCTCAAGACAGAAGCGAACAAGCTTAAGAGATCGTGTCTATCCAAATCACCGTCGCCGTGCCACGGTGAGTTTGGAGGTGAGCAAGTCAGCACGTCTTGA